Below is a genomic region from Coregonus clupeaformis isolate EN_2021a unplaced genomic scaffold, ASM2061545v1 scaf0010, whole genome shotgun sequence.
GACCTGTGCTCGTAACTGGGCCAGAGACCCCAGAGGACAGAACTGCACTGGGAACTGTGTGCCGTATCAGCAGGTAGGCTGTTGTTTGGAGGGCAGCAGCAGTCAGTCTCATGGGCGTTAGCCATGTTGAGTTGGCTGTAATGCTGTGTTGAGCTGTGTTTTAACCTTAGAAGACAAGTTTTGATTTCGAAAATAGATATTTAGAGTCAGTGATTCATTTCTTTGAGGAAGTAAAGGACCATCCTAGTCTTTTTCTCCAGCTCTGTCTCTTATGATAGAGCTGTAGGAACATATAGAAGCCTGGCACGCAAGGCTAGGTTAGCTAAGAATCATGGGTAGTATAGCTGAGTCAGTGTTAGTTGTACTGGTACTGCTGGTCTCAGTGGTCAGTGAGGGGTTAAGGACACAGAGCCTGGCTCAGTGGAATAAAAGGCGGGGCTCTgccaggggcggactgggaccagatatcgtccctggcatttctaacaAACCTGGCAATTTTTTTCCTTGATGcccccacaccggcccatttttttaTTCGAGGCCCTCACACCGGCCCATTTCTTCCCTTGAGGCCGccattattagccagataattaTCATTTTGCACAAATAATccaagttagacaggcccactgtGCTAAAAATGGTCCAGCCTATCTGGCATTTGCCCAgaatgccagatggccagtctGCCCCTGGGCTCTGCTCTGTACTGCTCCACTGGACAGAAGAGGATATAAAAAGAGGCAGAGTGACCCAGGGCTAGTGCACAGCTGGGACCAACTGTGAACCTCCCAGAgtcacacacaagcatgcatgtacaccagaggaggctggtgggaggagatgtaggaggactggctcattgtaatggctgtattggaataaatggaatggtacaaAAAACATCAAACAcgtgtttgactccattccattgattccattctagccattataatgagcccgtcctcctatagctcctcccaccagccccctctttcatacacacacacacgcacacacacacgcacgcacacacacacacacacacataattagTGGTTGGATGTGATGATGAGAGGTGAcaggagtgtgtgtatgtttgtgtgggaACCACAAATAGACCAAATAAAAACATAATTATTGTGAGGCCATTAAATTAAAGTTAAGCTGTTATGAATATAATGAGGCTCCTGCTATACAGAGACCTCAAAAAGACCCCAAAAGGATGAGTCAGAATGTTTGAACAAAACAACTCACATCAACTCACATTAGTTTGACCCTTTACAAAAGAGCAACTGACTTTGGAACTCAAATGAGGTTGGAAGCCATTTGTGTCCAGACATTTTAATGACGGCTCTTTTAATGATCTTCAGCTGTTCAAAACTCTAGGTAGACAGTTTGAGGTAGACAGTTTGTAGGTTAGATTGGAATATTCAGTTTGATTCCTCATCAGACAAAGGAATTGGGAAGCCAACTGCACCCCACCCATTCACATGTCCTCCCTAATCGAGCTGACAACGCTTCAGTCTGCCTCAGGGCCACTGTACACAGCACAGGCAGGCTCCAAATAAATacacggaaacacacacacttacacgtaGGCTACTGCACTCACATATaggctacatacacacacacacacacacacacacacacgcacttacTGCATTCACACATAAGctagacacacacaaaaacatttgTCCATGCACATACAATactgcacacacacgtacagactATCAAAACATCCCCTGGCCCTTCTCCCAGGCTCTTCTCTGGCTTTCTCCCTCATCATATGTAAGCTCTGCTGGCTCCTCTATATCGCCTCACTGGTCACAGCAATGTTcttatttacatcatcaacaaGGAAACCAACACTCTCTTCACGCTCTCCACTCAAAGACTGGGTCTGAAGTCGGAAGTGACTCTGCACTAACATGCACACAGACTGACAGCCTGTGTTGCGCTAacagcaggttgacgtttattgggatgaaTCTTCTCCTtaaggcagaactgagcgatttccgctagatCGGCCAACGAAAAGTCAAaatattggctatattgtaaacatGTATGAAAACAaatgtaaggttagggttaggcacatGACCATGGCCGCCCCAGGAGAGGAGGCTAGTAATAAGACCAGCTAGTAGCTATATTGCTGCACAGCAACAGCTTTGTCCTTCTAACACAGTCAATATAGCAGTGCTTCCTAAATGTTCTGAGTGACTCACTCACTCCTAATCCCTCAGACTGacaggatgagagagggggagaggagaggtgggtgggagggaggagagagggggagagaagagttaTAACGGTTGCACTTCTTACAAAGTGGTGATGACTCACTCCCCAGAGAATCAGagcttacagatgtaggatcttaatttgacctatattgtcacagcaaaagaATCATGCAGCAACATGATTTAaatgtttagtccataatgtagCTGGAGCTGTGGTTAAGCTATTAGCTGGCCAGaaataggctacatgaaaagtgtaatactgttaatataatcATGTGTTAGATTGGGTTTTCAgttaatttatgtaaatcacaaagctaatctgcatttcctgcattgcTGTAAAAATCCTCAGTGATCAAAttcagatcctacatctgtaaatgTGTAAAACCACAGTGTCACTACCATTCCACTAATAAGCTTTTCCAATCTAAAGCTTTTCTGAGAAATGTAGGCTTAGACTTCATGATGTTTTTTTTAGCCCTAAAACCTGAATTTGGATTCAAGTGAAGGGAAAAACATATTTATTTCCCTTAATCAGCTGGCTTTTAGATGAGAGATGAAGCATGACCTTGTGTGCTGCTCCCCCGTGTCTCTAAAAGCCTTTCTCTGTATGTTGAGGGCCACTAATGgatgggtgagagaggggtgggagtgGCAGCTGCTGCAAAGGCTTTGTTTTTTCAGGGTTGGCATTGCCCTGAAAAGGTACATAATCAATAGTCCATTTAAAATGAGTGCCTTAATTAGAGGTATAATTTGCAACACAAAGAAAAGATAAGGCtcaaatgtttcaatatatttAGTTTGAATCTAATGTCAAACCACACCTCCAATGATTTGCTCTTTGCTACCACAGATGTACCAGCACGGCCGGGACCTGTGTGAGAGCCTGTGGGGGGACTCCTTCATGACGGtggaagatgagaaggaggaacGGGAGGGAGGTGAGGGTATTAGCAATGGTAATAGCGGACGTCCCTGTGGATGCCTGACCCTCAGCCCCTCGGATAGGGAGGTGATCGCTGCTCTCAGGGCCCTGGAGGAAGACCCAGAGGAGCTGGACACCACCAAGAGTGGCTTGCCTCAGTACCGTGCCCCCTGCCACACGCAGCCCCAGACCAAGCCTGCCACACTGCCCCCGCAGGCGCGGAGGAGCATCGACAACATTGTGATGCGGAAACGCTCGGTCGTGGTGGATGATGTGGAGGGTAGTGGGAGTGGGCTGTAGAAGAACTGACAGAATCTGATCTCTGAATCTGTAGCACTGTCCCCCAGCTGGGGTTGTTATATCTTGCTCCTATAACTAACCTTACCTCACATACTGTACCTCTTGTCATTACGCACCATTATAACCCATCAATCAAATGTTGCTTAGAGACGCTCCATGTTTTGAAGTAATACCAGACATATAAACCATTCTGACATGACATGCCTTTAACACTGTGTAAATAATGTACGAATAGTGACATTGACCATAACATTATTCTGAAAGGCAGAACAATCAGCAGCTAACATCAAAGTGTATCATCATGCTGTATTACAGTGTGTTGTTACATGGTACTTGGCCCAGGGACTGcagttgaaaattagccggctagCTAAAACTGGCACATTTATACAGTTGTAAtgttaatgtgcactgtccctataaaagtaaatgtaataaagAAAAGAGTTGCTAAAACAGGTGACACCATTCATGATCACCATCAATGTTTGACATGTAATTGTCAGTCATGTATGCTCATTATAAACATATGTAGTCTTGCAGCTACATTAGTAGGCCTACAAATTAAAATATCTATCATCTTGTGAGGTGCCTGGGGCTGGCTCAATGCATATCATACTGTAGAGTTATGTTTACCCATCAGTAGACTGCAGCTGGTAGTTTCTAAACTGCAGTTGTGTAACTTTGCCATCAGACTAGGCATAAAGGAGATATAAGTATTAATACTGAAGCATCCAAAATTCCTCTATTCCTCAATCCTAAACACTTTTTTTAGACATACCTGTACAACTGTCAACATGCTTGGAAGATTTTACTATTGTGATATAACGTAATGTACTACTGTCTTCTTGTCATTAAATGTTTGATagtggaggagggaggtagggtgTTTGTGATGGTGGTGCACAGCAACATCATTAGAGTGGTTGCCATCCTGCAACCATAGGAGTCAGTCAAGTTGTAAAAATGCTGAAGTATTCTTTATAGCTGGAGGAAGTCTTGAATTTCAGAAAGAGAATCTGCACAAAGGACAGACTTAGACTGCTGATGTGGAAACATGACTCATGCCAGTAATGCTTTTGTGTTAGTTTGATAATGCATCAAAACTCTATTGAGGCAATGTCATTCAAGATGCTGTGAAGTAGAATTAGAGCCAAACTCTATAGAATGTCTATAGAATGGAGGACCAAAAGGGAACCTGTTTGTCTGAGTGTGACAAGAATACCAATTTGGTGTTCTTGTGTTTCTTGACATCCTCAATAAACACTGGATTTCTAAATCATTCCTTGGTATTTTCTATTATGTCATTattagagctgttgccagatcaaAAGACATAGCAAatatgtgttctgtgttctccaTATGCAGCACTGTCCAACcatttggagaggagaggagaggagaggagaggagaggagaggagaggagaggctatcACACGTAACCTGGGAATGTTTGAACCCCAAGAGGGGAGCCAAATTTTGATTTACGTCGATGATATACTGGTAGCAAACCCCTCAGAGGAGGGGTGTAAAAAGGATACTCTCCAGTTGTTAACCTTTATGGCAGGACAAGGACACAAGGTCAGTAAAAAGAAACTACAACTCTGACAGAAAGAGGTAATATATCTAGGTCATACGATAACGCAGGATGGGAGAACCCTAAACTCGTCAAGAAAAACAGCAATATTAGAAGCTCCTAAACCTCTGAAtaagaaacaaatgatgagctttttgggaatgataAATTACTGTCGAGCATGGATTCCCCATTATGCATTACACACTGGAAAATTGAGTGATCTTATCTAAAAAAAAGttagccaaaccaaggttaacaactactccgttccccttgacgggCTTTAACTCTCCGTCAGGTTTATCCTGCATGATTAAATTcttcaagccacctgggaatgtggtgaaggagtcttttagtaacttgcactatctgtatcccccgataacaaagtcaccccgacctaggttacctccgtttgaagtctcaggggattcttattattgtttttctaggactaataagataggatacagggtagggcatcttagctcctgctcccacacagagaatgtcacaactaaagagaccatgactaatctctcctctttgttgcagccagagaattttaggaaccaaaaccaggcccgtgctgacatctggtggttgtgtggtAATGACAGATTGTGGCCTCACCTACATACGAATTGGACGGGAACCTGTGCGTTAGTTCAACTGGTAATGCCCTTCACTCTCATCAAACAATCAAACGTTTCAGAAAAGGGTGGGTTGGCACGTAGAAAacgggacctcctcccgggatcctttgatgaaaggatatatattgatgggataggagtacctcgaggggttccagaagaattcaaagctaggaatcagatcgcagctgggtttgaaccaagtcttttctggtggtcaacaaataataaaaacgtagattggatcaattatatttactataaccagcaaagatgtataaaccacactcgtgatgcaataaagggattggctgagcagacagcggcaactagcttaatggcatggcagaatagaatagctttagatatgcttttggctgagcggggcggagtttgtgttctgtttggatctatgtgctgtactttcatccccaacaatacagcaccggacgggtccgtgaccaaagctcttcagggactcaccacgctggcgaacgaactggccgagaactctggtattgatagctccctaaacggttggtttgataacatgtttggtaaatggaaaactattgttgtaactaagGTGGGTGCAGTAAtctgggtgcagctatagcttctatgggtatacttgttctttgtggatgttgtcttattccctgtgtccgagggttggtgagcaaggcgttggagtatgcagtatcacagcagatggtgagatacggcccaatcccggactccgaccaaCCGAATGAAGAAAatgacccaccaggcttggtggaggatgacgactattcagatagtttgagactggatgaaaCTTTTCTTAGTTCTAATGTGTGAAGGTTGCAGTGAAAATCTGACGAAGAACtgtgactggatgttttcctagaactataaatctctagtttaaaagttattgtaatgatcttttgtgtattaaagtattGCTTTAAGTATGGTGtacatttaaatttttagtcatttagcagacgctcttatccagagcaactggtttgtgagtgcatacattattttttaattttttttcatactggccccccgtgggaatcaaacccacaaccttggcgttgcaaacaccatgctctaccaactgagctacatcccctgccggccattccctcccctaccctgggccaattgagtgccgcctcatgggtctcgcggtcgcggccggctacgaccgagcctggattcgaaccaggatctctagtggcacagctagcactgcgatgcagtgccttagaccactgcgccactcatacTAGTTAACCAATGTTGCAGGATGTGATGAAGCAAATGTTCTTCactataggcttagactgttgtttccagatagtgggtaaacaggttaggtaccattgctaaagagtaatgttacgcttttaatcatggggtaaccctgatgaacctgtattgaatgagacaatctttaatgtttttatatgcaaatcaacttatatgcttcaatgtgtgtgattcatttctataacaacatatcttttgtgagtatgtgtgtaatattcagtcaaagggtggattgatagattaattattaatgactaattattacaccctgaaactgtgtgaaatgtgttagaatgtgtgagtgtaggaccagtaaagattatgacattgtgttactatttagcaatgagtaagagagttaggccagacaacaaaggacaaggagaactgtctaccggcaactgagaaaccaagataactgaggaatttagggaggagagaaactgttaggcttggaaaagtgtatgtgtgtgtgtgaactgatggtcaggagagcaattataaagtggaaaactacagcctgcctaaagaggggagggatttttgtatgacgtatgagtataaaagatggactctgaaattgtgatggcagaattctcaatgaataaatatatctgactatgcagaccgggactctgtccgtttcttgattttgGGAGATGCAcgg
It encodes:
- the LOC121551030 gene encoding riboflavin-binding protein produces the protein MAITSNSLPLVCAYLAAALIGRILCLEGACLQDGRLKATPSQEPHLKECTIYAENACCSEDDIQDLNPTTSEKNSPWDKCGKLSPTCEGFLKRVTCFYRCSPDAARWPHSRHQSSMQAVPLCHSFCRDWYEACRMDMTCARNWARDPRGQNCTGNCVPYQQMYQHGRDLCESLWGDSFMTVEDEKEEREGGEGISNGNSGRPCGCLTLSPSDREVIAALRALEEDPEELDTTKSGLPQYRAPCHTQPQTKPATLPPQARRSIDNIVMRKRSVVVDDVEGSGSGL